Genomic window (Prosthecochloris aestuarii DSM 271):
TGCTGCCTGCCGAACGTGAAGCGGCAGGAGTCATGCTCAATGCTGTCGGCTCAATCGATATTATCATTCCAAGAGGCAGTCAGCAGCTTATCGATTATGTCCGCACCCACTCAACGGTTCCCGTCATTGAAACCGGAGCAGGAATTGTCCATACCTATTTCGACGCCAGCGGAGAGCTGGACATGGGACGTCAAATCGTCCTGAACGCCAAGACACGGCGCCCCAGCGTTTGCAATGCGCTCGACACACTGATCATGCACCGGGACCAGCTGAATGATCTTGCTGCGATCGCTGAACCTCTTGCAGAAAAACAGGTGATCATTTTCGCCGATGAGGAAGCCTATCCATCCCTTCTGGGGCGCTATCCGTCCGAACTGCTGCAAAAAGCTGAAGAAAAGCATTTCGGAACTGAATTCCTGTCACTCAAAATGTCGGTTAAAACTGTCGGAAACCTTGAAGAGGCCCTCGCTCATATCTCCCGGTACAGCTCCATGCACAGTGAAGCCATTATCGCCACAGATCCGGAGGTCAGAGACGCGTTTCTCCAGCGGGTCGACGCAGCAGTCGTCTACGCCAATACCTCGACTGCATTTACCGACGGCGCCCAGTTCGGACTGGGTGCAGAAATCGGCATCAGCACCCAGAAGCTTCATGCCCGTGGGCCAATGGCACTCAAGGAGCTCTGCACCTACAAATGGATCATTGAAGGAAACGGACAGGTAAGAAGCTGAACTGGTGCATTGCAGAAGAGGACCTCTCATGAACTTGTTTCACGATAATCAAAAAGAGGCCCCCCTCAATTGAACAGGAAAATATCAGGACTTTTTGATTCAACATTTTCCTGTTAAATTTACACCTTTTTGTGTCTCTTGTCTCTGCCACCATTTAGCGTGAATACATGCTTGAAGCCCGATCGATTGTCAAAACCTATACCATTCCCGGCCAGGAGACCATCACCATTCTGCGCGGTGTCAACCTGAACGTCGCCGCAGGTGAAATGGTGACCATTGTTGGGGCTTCAGGCAGCGGCAAAACAACCCTGCTCAACATGCTCGGGACACTCGATACTCCCGACAGCGGCGATATCATGTTTAACGGTATGCCGATACTCAGCAATGGAGGCTTTACGCTCAACCCCAAAGCCCTCGCCTCATTCAGGAACACCAAAATCGGTTTTGTCTTTCAGTTTCATCATCTGCTCTCAGACTTCTCCGCGGCCGAAAACGTCGCAATGCCTGAATTCATTGCGACGGGAAAGCTCAAACCTGCGATTGAAAAAGCTGAAGAACTGCTCCAGAGCCTTGGACTCGGCAACCGCCTCAGCCACCTCCCTTCGGAGCTGTCGGGAGGAGAGCAGCAGAGAGTAGCTATCGCCAGAGCATTGATGAACTCCCCTATGATGGTCCTTGCCGATGAACCAAGCGGCAACCTCGACAGCAAAAACAGCAGGATCCTCTACGATTTGATTGCCAAACTCAGCAAGGAACACAAAACCTCATTCATCATCGTTACCCATAATGAGGAATATGCAGCGACAGCCGACCGTTGTCTGAGCATGGAAGACGGCATTCTCCATTGAACATTATTCGGCATTTATCCGAAACGCCAGAACAAAAGAGATTATGAACCAGACAGACCATCATGAACAATAATGCCTCCCCAAAGAGAATCGGGCCCATCGAGCTGGCACCGACCATACATCGCAGCCATGCCTGGACGTTTTTCTATGCCGCATTTTTTTCCATCGGCTTCATCACCTTTCTCTCGATAGGCCAGACCTACATTCTCAATGTCCATCTCAACATCCCGGTGTCTGAGCAGGGAGCAATCAGCGGCGACCTGGTCTTTCTGACAGAACTGATTACGCTGGTATTTTTTATTCCTGCCGGCATTCTCATGGACCGTATAGGAAGAAAGCCTGTCTATGTGGCAGGGTTCCTGCTCATCGCCGCAACCTATATCCTCTACCCTTTCGCTTCGTCAGTTAACGATATGATGCTCTATCGCATCATCTATGCTCTTGCCGTTGTTGCCATAGCCGGATCACTCTCGACAGTGCTTGTCGACTACCCCGCAGACCGGTCACGAGGCAAAATGGTAGCGATCGTCGGTCTCCTTAACGGGCTTGGAATTGTCATCACCAACCAGTTTTTCGGATCCCTTCCCGAAATGCTCACCATAAAAGGAGTCGACGCAATCCAGGCAGGCTTTATAACTCACTTCTCGATTGCGGCTCTGGCAGTCCTTGCGGCAGTCATCTGCGCCATCGGCCTGAAAAAGGGAACCCCTGTCACCGAAGAAGAACGCCCTGCGCTCAAAACGCTTTTGCAAAGCGGACTCGTCGCAGCCAAAAATCCGCGAATTATGCTCTCCTATACAGCTGCGTTTATTGCACGAGGCGATCAGTCCATCAACGGAACGTTCATCAGTCTCTGGGGAATTACCGCTGGCCTGGCTATGGGTATGGAGTCCGGCGAAGCATTCAGAAAAGGGACAACTATTTTCATCATCACTCAGGTAGCAGCACTGCTCTGGGCGCCTCTGATCGGCCCGGTCATTGACCGTTTCAACCGGGTCAGCGCACTCGGATTCTGCATGTTTCTGGCCATGATCGGCAATCTGTCGGTTCTTGTGCTTGATCACCCGTTTCAAAATATCGGCTATCTGGTCTTTATTCTCATGGGAATCGGACAGATCAGCGTTTTCCTCGGCGCCCAGTCACTGATCGGTCAGGAAGCCCCTAAAGCGACACGAGGTTCGGTAATCGGCGCATTCAATATCAGTGGAGCTATTGGGATTCTGCTTATCGCTTCGGTCGGCGGACGAATGTTTGACGGCATAAGCCCAAAAACACCTTTTGTCATTGTAGGGATTATCAATGCCTTACTGGTAGTCTACAGCATCTATGTGCGCATCAAAGCTCCGCACAAGCTTGAAACAAGCCCTAAAAGCGCATGACCAATATGAAACCAGGTTCTTCGATCTACTTTATCGGTATTGGCGGAACAGCCATGGCCTCCGTCGCTGTCGCCCTTTGTCAGGCGGGCTACATGGTCAGCGGTTCAGACACATCACTCTATCCGCCCATGAGCGACTACCTCTACGACCATGCCATCACCTGCCATGAAGGCTTCGATGCCGAACATCTCGCAGAGACAGAGCCTGACGCCATCGTCGTTGGCAATGCCGTGAGCAGAGGAAACCCTGAGCTTGAATATGCACTCAACCGGCATCTGCCCATGACCTCGATGCCTGAAATCGTCCGCACACTGCTCATTGACGCAAACACATCGGTTGTCGTCACCGGAACTCACGGAAAAACAACGACGACATCGCTCATTGCATGGCTGTTCGAATACGCCTCGTATCAACCTGGTTTTCTGATCGGGGGAATCGCTGAAAATTTCGGAGCAGGCTGCAGAGCCTCGGCCGGCAAAAAAAACAATGGGTGGTTCATCACGGAAGGAGACGAATATGACAGTGCGTTTTTTGATAAGCGCAGCAAATTCATGCACTACCGACCGGATATCGCCATCATCAACAACATTGAGTTCGACCATGCCGATATCTTCAACTCCATTGAGGATATCAAACGCTCATTCAGGCACTTTGTCAACCTTGTGCCGTCCGAAGGGCTTCTGCTCTGCAATGGGCACGATGCCGTGGCGCTCGATATAGCCAGCAAAGCGTTCTGCAGGGTTGAGCGCTTCGGCCTTGATAAATCCTGTGACTGGTCGGCCCGCAATATAGAGGCCAATGGAGAGAGAACAGCGTTCGAGCTCCTTCACAATCAAATTCCCGTTGGCAACCTCGAAATCCCGCTATTCGGAACACACAATATCCTCAACACCCTCGCTGCGATTGGCTCCGCAAGCCAGGCCGATATCCAACTGCCCGTCATCGCCGAAGCCCTCAGGCACTTCAAAGGGCCGAAACGCCGGATGGAAGTTATTGGAGATTTTCCCGGCAACATAACCCTTATCGATGATTTTGCTCATCATCCCACGGCCATCAAAGCAACGCTTGATGCGCTTCGCCAGAGATTTCCATCCAGAAGAATCATTGCCTGTTTTGAACCGCGATCCAATACCAGTACCCGAAACACCTTTCAGGAGGAGTTCAGCTCCTGTTTTGACAGCGCCGATATTGTCGTTCTCGGGAAAGTGCACAGGCCCGAACGCTACCAGGAAAACGAACGTCTCGACACCCGTCAGATCGTCGAAAAGATCGCCGGCAAAGGAAAAGCTGCATTTGCGGCAGGACTGAACATTGAACAGTATCCTCTTGATATCGTCCGTTTTCTCGAGCGAACCATCAATCAGAACGATGTCATCATTCTGCTCAGCAACGGAAGTTTTGACAATCTCAAAACGCTTTTAGCCGAAAGTTTTAATAAATAATCCTGAAATATTCCTTTTTGTTATTTTATCTTCATGCGTAGGCCTTCAGAAAGGAAGCCCACGTTTTTCAACAGACTTTGTTGATAGTTTTTCTCCAGAAAAAAATCTGACAGCGTTATTATGACAAAAGTGAAAGTCGGCATTAACGGATTCGGACGTATCGGACGTCTTGTTTTTCGCCAGGCACTTGCAAATGACAAAATTGAAATCACGGCAATAAACGACCTGTGTGACACCAAAACACTTGCCCATCTCCTTAAATACGATTCCACGCACGGCGTCTTCAACGCAGAGGTCAGTGTCGAAGATGACAAGCTGATCGTCAACGGAAAGAGTATTCTCATCTGTTCGGAAAAAGATCCGGCACAGCTCCCGTGGAAAGAGCTTGGCATTGATCTGGTCGTCGAATCGACAGGTCTTTTTACCAAACGCGCAGCAGCGGCCAAACACCTTGAAGCCGGCGCTAAAAAAGTCATCATCTCCGCTCCGGCCAAAGACGCAGTGGATGCAACCATTGTTGTCGGTGTCAACGATGACATCATCACCGGCGAAGAGGAAATTATCTCCAATGCAAGTTGCACCACCAACTGCCTGGCTCCAATGGCAAAGGTCCTTGAAGATAATTTCGGGATCGAAAAAGGCTTCATGACCACCGTTCATGCTGTCACCAACGACCAGCGGATTCTCGACCTTCCGCACAGCGATCTTCGCAGGGCACGTACCGCAATGAGTTCGATCATACCGACAAGCACCGGAGCGGCCAAAGCAATCGGCCTTGTAGTACCTGAACTGGCAGGAAGGCTCGACGGCATGGCTATGCGGGTCCCTGTACCGGACGGCTCGGTTACCGACCTTACCGTCATTCTGAAAAAACCGGCAACCAAAGAGGAAATTAACGCTGCGATACAAGCTGCTGCCGAAGGCAACATGCGCGGGGTTCTCGAATTCTGCACCGATCCGATTGTCTCGCAGGATATCGTCGGCAATGCCAACTCCTGTATTTTCGACTCACTGCTCACCATGTCCACCGGCACCATGGTTAAAGTCGTCGGCTGGTACGACAACGAACTCGGTTACTCCACCAGGGTTATCGACCTGCTGGAAATCTACTCGCATTTCGTCTGATTCTATCAGAAACACAATAAAAAAAGGGGCTTTGAGGCCCCTTTTTTTATTCCCGGTGCACATCGCCATCCCGCCACCTCCTCCCATTGAGAAATATCAGTCAATATGTTATACTTATCCTATATGAAATCAATGGATATATAACTTTTGCAGAAAACCATTTGAACCCCGATTATGCCCAACTCTTCCCAGCCGATGAAAGCCATTATCCTCTACGATACCCGTTCCGTGGGAGGATCAACCGACAGGTTTATTGACTCCCTTGGCCGTAAGCTTGCCGAAACAGGTGCGTATGTAGAAAAAGCAAAGTGCAAAGCAACAGCAGACTACAGTTTCATTCAGGATTTTGATGTTGTCATCATGGGAGCCCCGGTATACTATCTCCTGGTTTCGTCAGAACTGCTTGGAGCATTGATTCAGAGCAACCTGAAAAAGTATATCAAACGAAAAAAAATAGCACTCTTTCTCACGTGTGGAAGTCCCGAACCAATGGCAACACTGATGTACCTTCCTCAGATGAAAATTCACCTGATGCGCAACAAGATTCTGGCGGAAAAAGTATTCGCGCCACATCAGCTTACCGACGATCATGCGCTGTCGGAATTTGTCGATGAGATCACGTCAAATTACGATGACTCACTGACAAGCCGTCACGCATCTCTCCACTGGTCCGACGAAGCACTGGAAATGCTTGATATGATCCCGCCCTTTTTCCAGAACCGTATCAGAACGATCACGGAAGAATATGCCGAAGAGATGGGATATACAACGATTACTCTGGAAGTCGTTGAAGAGGCAAAAGGAGAAATGGAAAGAGGTTGATCTGAAAAAGGCATAAAAAAAGCCCCGTTTTCCCGGGGCTTTTTTTATGCTCGGCATGCATCACGCTCAACTGAAAATGTCTTTCACTTTTTCATAAAAGCCCTTCTCATGCTCTTTTTTTTCGTCCGGGACCATATGGACAGATTTATTGAGCTCCTTCAGCAGTTCTTTATCCTGATGTGACGGATCTTTTGGGACGAACACATTGACGCGGACAAGATGATCTCCCCTTCCCGGGGCTTTAAGATGGCCAATCCCTTTAGCGCTGATACGAAGCACGGTATTTGGCTGTGTTGCAGGGGGAACCGTCATTTTCACCCTTCCCTCAAGCGTCGGTATATCAACCTTGGTACCAAGGACCATATCGGCGTAACTCAGCGTAAGATTATAGACAACATCATCACCCCGACGGGCGAAAATTTTGTGTTCCACCTCTTCAATGACAACAATAAGGTCACCGTTCATCCCTCCGCGAGGGCCGGCATTTCCCTGTCCTCTCAAGGTAAGGTAGTTGCCATCTTCCACACCGGCAGGAATATTGACCTTAACAGT
Coding sequences:
- a CDS encoding glutamate-5-semialdehyde dehydrogenase; this encodes MKDTILDNLVHVREASRLLATRSEKEINGILLDLAGRIAERAPIIIEANQKDLDRMDPNDPKYDRLLLTEERLKAIAADIENVVTLPAPTGRILEQRTLPNGLELRRQTVPLGVIGIIYESRPNVTFDVFALCLKSGNATVLKGGSDARDSNIAIVNLIHEVLLDNGMNAETIYLLPAEREAAGVMLNAVGSIDIIIPRGSQQLIDYVRTHSTVPVIETGAGIVHTYFDASGELDMGRQIVLNAKTRRPSVCNALDTLIMHRDQLNDLAAIAEPLAEKQVIIFADEEAYPSLLGRYPSELLQKAEEKHFGTEFLSLKMSVKTVGNLEEALAHISRYSSMHSEAIIATDPEVRDAFLQRVDAAVVYANTSTAFTDGAQFGLGAEIGISTQKLHARGPMALKELCTYKWIIEGNGQVRS
- a CDS encoding ABC transporter ATP-binding protein, whose amino-acid sequence is MLEARSIVKTYTIPGQETITILRGVNLNVAAGEMVTIVGASGSGKTTLLNMLGTLDTPDSGDIMFNGMPILSNGGFTLNPKALASFRNTKIGFVFQFHHLLSDFSAAENVAMPEFIATGKLKPAIEKAEELLQSLGLGNRLSHLPSELSGGEQQRVAIARALMNSPMMVLADEPSGNLDSKNSRILYDLIAKLSKEHKTSFIIVTHNEEYAATADRCLSMEDGILH
- a CDS encoding MFS transporter gives rise to the protein MNNNASPKRIGPIELAPTIHRSHAWTFFYAAFFSIGFITFLSIGQTYILNVHLNIPVSEQGAISGDLVFLTELITLVFFIPAGILMDRIGRKPVYVAGFLLIAATYILYPFASSVNDMMLYRIIYALAVVAIAGSLSTVLVDYPADRSRGKMVAIVGLLNGLGIVITNQFFGSLPEMLTIKGVDAIQAGFITHFSIAALAVLAAVICAIGLKKGTPVTEEERPALKTLLQSGLVAAKNPRIMLSYTAAFIARGDQSINGTFISLWGITAGLAMGMESGEAFRKGTTIFIITQVAALLWAPLIGPVIDRFNRVSALGFCMFLAMIGNLSVLVLDHPFQNIGYLVFILMGIGQISVFLGAQSLIGQEAPKATRGSVIGAFNISGAIGILLIASVGGRMFDGISPKTPFVIVGIINALLVVYSIYVRIKAPHKLETSPKSA
- the mpl gene encoding UDP-N-acetylmuramate:L-alanyl-gamma-D-glutamyl-meso-diaminopimelate ligase, whose product is MTNMKPGSSIYFIGIGGTAMASVAVALCQAGYMVSGSDTSLYPPMSDYLYDHAITCHEGFDAEHLAETEPDAIVVGNAVSRGNPELEYALNRHLPMTSMPEIVRTLLIDANTSVVVTGTHGKTTTTSLIAWLFEYASYQPGFLIGGIAENFGAGCRASAGKKNNGWFITEGDEYDSAFFDKRSKFMHYRPDIAIINNIEFDHADIFNSIEDIKRSFRHFVNLVPSEGLLLCNGHDAVALDIASKAFCRVERFGLDKSCDWSARNIEANGERTAFELLHNQIPVGNLEIPLFGTHNILNTLAAIGSASQADIQLPVIAEALRHFKGPKRRMEVIGDFPGNITLIDDFAHHPTAIKATLDALRQRFPSRRIIACFEPRSNTSTRNTFQEEFSSCFDSADIVVLGKVHRPERYQENERLDTRQIVEKIAGKGKAAFAAGLNIEQYPLDIVRFLERTINQNDVIILLSNGSFDNLKTLLAESFNK
- the gap gene encoding type I glyceraldehyde-3-phosphate dehydrogenase, which gives rise to MTKVKVGINGFGRIGRLVFRQALANDKIEITAINDLCDTKTLAHLLKYDSTHGVFNAEVSVEDDKLIVNGKSILICSEKDPAQLPWKELGIDLVVESTGLFTKRAAAAKHLEAGAKKVIISAPAKDAVDATIVVGVNDDIITGEEEIISNASCTTNCLAPMAKVLEDNFGIEKGFMTTVHAVTNDQRILDLPHSDLRRARTAMSSIIPTSTGAAKAIGLVVPELAGRLDGMAMRVPVPDGSVTDLTVILKKPATKEEINAAIQAAAEGNMRGVLEFCTDPIVSQDIVGNANSCIFDSLLTMSTGTMVKVVGWYDNELGYSTRVIDLLEIYSHFV
- a CDS encoding flavodoxin domain-containing protein, which translates into the protein MPNSSQPMKAIILYDTRSVGGSTDRFIDSLGRKLAETGAYVEKAKCKATADYSFIQDFDVVIMGAPVYYLLVSSELLGALIQSNLKKYIKRKKIALFLTCGSPEPMATLMYLPQMKIHLMRNKILAEKVFAPHQLTDDHALSEFVDEITSNYDDSLTSRHASLHWSDEALEMLDMIPPFFQNRIRTITEEYAEEMGYTTITLEVVEEAKGEMERG